CGACGTCGGATGCCCGGCACCGGGTCTGGGTAGGGGTGGCCGACCGGCCGTGTGGACGAAGACGGGTGGGACGCCCCCGGGGATGCGCCCCGGGCGGTGAGTCGAGGACCCCCAGAACGGAGCTGGAACATGCGATTGTTGCGAACCGCTCTCCTTTCCGCCACCGCGCTGGCGTTCGCCGCCTGCGTGGACGGCACCGCACCCGTCGCGCCCTCCGGGGCGGCAGCGCCCGAGGCCCCGCTCCTCTCGGGGGGGAAGGGTGGGCAGCCAATCGCCGGCGAGTACATCGTGGTCCTCAAGAAGGGGGCCGACCCGCGCTCCATCGCTGCCGCCGCGGGGGTCAGCCCGCGCTTCGTCTACACGGCGGCGCTGAACGGCTTCGCCGGGACGCTGAACCAGGGACAGCTCACCGCCCTGCAGAACAACCCCAACGTCGACTACGTCGAGCAGGACCAGACGGTCTCCATCAGCACGACGCAGACGAACGCGACCTGGGGGATCGACCGCATCGACCAGCGTGACCTCCCGCTCTCCGGCACGTACGAGTACACGCCGACCGGCTCCGGGGTGAACGCGTACATCATCGACACCGGGATCCGGCTCTCGCACCAGGAGTTCGGCGGACGCGCCGTGACCGGCTACGACGCCGTGACCTCGGGCGGAAACGCGAACGACTGCAACGGGCACGGCACGCACGTCGCCGGCACCGTGGGCGGCACCGCTTACGGCGTCGCCAAGCAGGTGAAGCTGTACGCGGTCCGGGTGCTGGACTGCAACGGCTCCGGGACCAACTCCGGCGTGATCGCCGGGATGGACTGGGTGACGGCGAACCACGTGAAGCCTGCGGTGGCGAACATGTCGCTCGGCGGCGGCGCCTCCACCGCCACGGACGACGCGGTCAACCGGATGCACAACGCCGGCGTCACCGTGGTAGTGGCGGCCGGGAACGACAACAAGGACGCCTGCAACTACTCCCCGGCGCGCGCCGCGAACGCCGTTACGGTGGGCGCCACCGCGAACAACGACGCCCGCGCCTCGTACTCCAACTGGGGGAGCTGCCTGGACCTGTTCGCGCCGGGCTCCAGCATCACCGCCGCCTGGCACACCGGCGACACGAACACCAACACGATCAGCGGGACCTCCATGGCGAGCCCGCACGTGGCCGGCGTCGCCGCCCTCTACCTTCAGGGGAACCCGGGCGCCTCGCCCGCCACGGTCACGAGCGCCATCACCGGCTCCGCGACCTCCGGAAAGGTGACCAGCGCGGGGACCAACTCGCCGAACCTCCTCCTGTACTCGCTCCTGACGAGCGGTGGCGGGGGCGGGGGCGGGACCACCGACCCGTGCACCAGCTGCACCAAGTACACCGGGTCGCTGAGCGGGACGGGCGCGTACGAGTACCAGCCGAACGGGACCTACTACTACAGCGCCGTCTCCGGCGCCCACAAGGGATGGCTGAAGGGCCCGTCGAACGCCGACTTCGACCTGTACCTCTACAAGTGGAACGGCTCCCGGTGGGCGGTGGTCGCCCGCTCCCTCAGCTCCACCTCCACCGAGCAGATCTCCTACTCCGGGACGTCCGGCTACTACATGTGGGAGGTCTACTCCTACAGCGGAAGCGGCTCCTACGAGTTCTGGCTGCAGAAGCCGTAGCGCGCCACCCGGCGCCCGGCGAGAACCCCACCCCGCACGGCACCGTGCGGGGTGGGACAGGGACCCACATCCGAAAGGAGCGATACTTCTTTCCGTAACCGGCTCGGAACCCACCCCGCAGTGAAGGATCGTAGCAGTCCCCGGCGCAGGGGCAATCCCGCCCCTCGCCAGAAAAGCCCGCCGTCACACACACCTCCATAGGTATCCCCATGCGTCACGCACGTACCGCGCTGCTGGCCGGTTCCGTCCTTGCGCTCGCCGCCTGCGCCGACGAGGGCCAGAGCCCCATCGCCGCCCCGTCCGCCCCCGAGGCTCCCGTGTTCGCCGCGGCCGGCAGCCGGGTGATCCCCGACCAGTACATCGTCGTCCTCCGCGAGGGCGCCAACCCGCGCTCGGTCGCGGCCATCGCCGGGGTGGAGCCGCAGCACGTCTACACCGCTGTGCTCAACGGCTTCGCGGCGACCCTGAACGCCGGGCAGGTGGGCGCGCTGCGCAACAACCCGAACGTGGAGTACATCGAGCAGGACCAGGCGGTGGAGCTCTCGGCCACGCAGAGCAGCGCCACGTGGGGGATCGACCGGATCGACCAGCGCTCGCTGCCGCTCTCCGGCACCTACAACTACACCGCCACGGCGTCGACCGTGTACGCGTACATCATCGACACCGGCGTCCGCGCCACGCACTCGGAGTTCCGCAACTCGGACGGGACGACCCGCGCCAGCAACGTCTACAACGGGACCGGCGACGGGCAGAACACCGACTGCAACGGGCACGGCTCGCACGTGGCCGGCACCGTGGGCGGCAAGACCTACGGCGTCGCCAAGGCGGCGCGCATCCGCGGCGTGAAGGTGTTCAGCTGCACCGGCGGGAGCTCCAACTCCATCATCATCGCCGGGATGGACTGGGTGACCAAGAACCACCTGAAGCCGGCGATCGCCAACCTCTCGCTCGGCGGCGGCTACTCCAGCTCGGTGAACACGTCGCTGAACAACATGGCCGCGGCCGGCGTCTTCCCCGCCGTCGCCGCGGGGAACGACAACAAGGACGCCTGCAACTACTCGCCGGCGAGCGCGGCCTACGCCACCACGGTGGCCTCGTCCACCAGCACGGACGCGAAGTCGTCGTTCTCCAACTGGGGGAGCTGCGTGGACCTGTACGCGCCGGGCTCCAGCATCACCTCGGCGTGGTACACCAGCGACACCGCCATCAACACGATCAGCGGGACGTCGATGGCCACCCCGCACGTGGCGGGCGTGGGCGCGCTCTACAAGGCCACCTACGGCGACGCCTCGTACTCCACGATCCGGAGCTGGCTGAACAACAACGCCACCACCAACGTGATCAGCGGGAACGTCACGGGCACGCCGAACCGCCTGCTCTTCAAGAGCACGCTGTAGGCTGACGCAGTAGCCCCCGTCTCCGGACGGGGTGCGGGGAGGGGGCCGCGGCACGCGCCGCGGCCTTCTCTTTTTCCCGGCTGCCCGGGACCGGACGGACAGCGCTCTGGCGCACCACGATGGTTCACCGGTGCAACCGCTGCACCGAAACGGTGCGGCGGCTCGCCGTCCCGTAAATCGCGAAGTCGTTCGGCAACAAGGCGTTAGCAAAATCGCAGTTTGTGGTCCGATCCCTGCCTTAGCGTGCACCGTCTCAAGCCCACATCCTGATCGCGTGCTCTCCGCCGGTTCGCATCGATACCGGGTGAGACAGGCTTGAGGCGCGGAAATAAGTATTCGGAGCCACGTTCCGAACGAACGTTCGACCTGAAAGGAGGGCCCCATCATCCGCATCCGGTTCGGAACCGAAGCCGTGGAAGGACGCAGTTCAGGTTGATGCCCGTGTGTCGCAGAAGTCCAGAAAGCAGCTCATCCACACCACACCAGGGGAAACACAATGCGTCAGATGCGTTCCGTTCTGCTGGCCGGTTCCGTGCTCGCGCTCGCCGCCTGCGCGAACGACCAGGGGACCCCCGCCGCCGCTCCCGAGCAGGCCGCTCCGCTCCGCTCCGCCGCGGCGGGCCGGGCGATCGAGGGTTCCTACATCGTCGTCCTCAGGGAGGGGGCGAGCCCCCGTTCCGTGGCCGCCGTCGCCGGAGTCGAGCCGAGCCACGTCTACACGGCCGCGCTCAACGGCTTCGCCGCGACGCTCAACGCGGGCCAGCTCAACGCGCTCCGGCACAACCCGAACGTGGACTACGTGGAGGAGGACCAGGTGATGGACCTGGCCGTGACCCAGAGCAGCGCGACCTGGGGGATCGACCGGATCGACCAGCGCAACCGGCCGCTCTCCGGGACGTACACCTACAACACCACGGCCTCGAACGTCACCGCCTACATCATCGACACCGGCCTGCGCGCCGACCACACGCAGTTCGGCGGCCGGGCCAGCAACGTCTACAACGCGATCTCCGGCGAGACCGCCAGCGACTGCAACGGCCACGGCACGCACGTGGGCGGCACTGTGGGAGGCAGCACCTACGGCGTCGCCAAGGGCGTCCGGCTCCGCGGGGTGAAGGTGCTCAGCTGCTCCGGCTCCGGCTCCAACTCCGGCATCATCGCCGGTGTGGACTGGGTGCGCGCGAATGCGGTGAAGCCGGCGGTGGCGAACATGTCGCTGGGCGGCGGCTACTCCTCGGCCACGAACACGGCCGTGAACAACCTGGCCAACTCGGGCGTCTACGTGGCGGTCGCCTCCGGCAACAGCAACGCCAACGCCTGCAACTACTCGCCGGCCAGCGCGGCGAACGTGACCTCCGTGAACTCGTCCACCAGCACGGACGCCAAGTCGTCGTTCTCCAACTACGGGAGCTGCACGCACGTGTACGCGCCGGGCTCCAGCATCACCTCCGCCTGGCACACCAGCACCTCCGCAACCAACACCATCAGCGGCACCTCGATGGCGTCGCCGCACGTGGCGGGCGTGGGCGCCCTGTACCTGGCGGGCAACCCGGGTGCTTCCAACTCGACCGTGCGCTCGTGGATCATCAACAACTCCACGGCGAACGTCATCTCCGGCAACCCGACCGGCACGCCGAACCGCCTGCTCTACAAGAGCACGCTGTAAGCTGACGCGGGACCCCTCGTCTCCGGACGGGGTGCGGGAGGGGGCCGCGGCACGCGCCGCGGCCCCCTCTTTTCGGTAGCTGCGCGGGACCGGACGGACAGCGCTCTGGCGCACCACAATGGTTCGCCGGTGCAGCCGTCGCACCGTTTCGGTGCGGCGGCTCGCCGTGATGTGCGTTGCAAGGTTGTTTGGCTACAACGTGTTAGCAAGCAGCGGGTCGTGGTCCGATCCGTGCTTCACCGTGGACGTCAAAGGTCCCCATCCTGATCGCGCGCTCTCCGCCGGTTCGATTCGATCCCGGGTGCGAAAAGCTTGAGGCAGGGGAACATATATTTACAGACACGTCGCGAGTGGACGCGTGACCCGAAAGGAGGGCCCATCATCCGCATCCGGTTCGGAACCGAAACTGTGGAAGGACGCAGTTCAGGTTGATGCCCGTGTGTCGCATGAAGTCGGCAAAGCAGCTCATCCACACCACACCAGGGGAAACACCATGCGTCAGATGCGTTCCGTTCTGCTGGCCGGTTCCGTGCTCGCGCTCGCCGCCTGCGGCAGCGAGCCGGGAAGCCCCGTCGCACCGTCCGCCGCCCCGGAGGCGCCCGTCCTTTCCGTCGGTGCCGGCGGCCAGGCGATCCCGGGGCAGTACATCGTGGTCCTCAAGGAGGGCGCCGATCCGCGCTCCGTCGCGGCGGTGGCTGGGGTGAGCCCGCGTTACGTGTACGACGCTGCCCTGAACGGCTTCGCGGCCGCGCTGAACGCGGGACAGCTCAACGCGCTGCGGCACAACCCGAACGTGGAGTACATCGAGCAGGACCAGGTGGCGCAGGTCGCCGTCACGCAGAGCAGCGCCACGTGGGGGATCGACCGGATCGACCAGCGCTCCCTCCCGCTCTCGGGCACGTACAACTACACCACCACCGCCTCCACCGTCCGCGCCTACATCATCGACACGGGGCTGGACACCGGCCACTCCGAGTTCGAGGGGCGCGCGTCCAACGTCTATGACGCCTTCGGCGGGAACGGGAACGACTGCAACGGCCACGGCACGCACGTGGGCGGCACGGTCTCCGGGAAGCTCTACGGCGTGGCCAAGAAGTCCATGCCGCGCGGCGTGCGGGTGCTGGACTGCAACGGCTCCGGGTCGTTCTCCGCGATCATCGCCGGGGTGGACTGGGTGACCAAGAACCACATCAAGCCGGCGGTGGCCAACATGTCGCTGGGCGGCGGCGCCTCGTCCTCGCTCGACACCTCGGTGAAGAACCTCTCCAACGCGGGTGTGTTCGTGGCGGTGGCCTCGGGGAACAGCAACGCCGACGCCTGCAACTACTCCCCGGCCCGCGCCGGGTACGGCACCGCCATCGCGACGGTGAACGCCTCGACCAGCACCGACGCCAAGGCCTCGTTCTCCAAC
Above is a window of Longimicrobiaceae bacterium DNA encoding:
- a CDS encoding S8 family peptidase encodes the protein MRLLRTALLSATALAFAACVDGTAPVAPSGAAAPEAPLLSGGKGGQPIAGEYIVVLKKGADPRSIAAAAGVSPRFVYTAALNGFAGTLNQGQLTALQNNPNVDYVEQDQTVSISTTQTNATWGIDRIDQRDLPLSGTYEYTPTGSGVNAYIIDTGIRLSHQEFGGRAVTGYDAVTSGGNANDCNGHGTHVAGTVGGTAYGVAKQVKLYAVRVLDCNGSGTNSGVIAGMDWVTANHVKPAVANMSLGGGASTATDDAVNRMHNAGVTVVVAAGNDNKDACNYSPARAANAVTVGATANNDARASYSNWGSCLDLFAPGSSITAAWHTGDTNTNTISGTSMASPHVAGVAALYLQGNPGASPATVTSAITGSATSGKVTSAGTNSPNLLLYSLLTSGGGGGGGTTDPCTSCTKYTGSLSGTGAYEYQPNGTYYYSAVSGAHKGWLKGPSNADFDLYLYKWNGSRWAVVARSLSSTSTEQISYSGTSGYYMWEVYSYSGSGSYEFWLQKP
- a CDS encoding S8 family peptidase translates to MRHARTALLAGSVLALAACADEGQSPIAAPSAPEAPVFAAAGSRVIPDQYIVVLREGANPRSVAAIAGVEPQHVYTAVLNGFAATLNAGQVGALRNNPNVEYIEQDQAVELSATQSSATWGIDRIDQRSLPLSGTYNYTATASTVYAYIIDTGVRATHSEFRNSDGTTRASNVYNGTGDGQNTDCNGHGSHVAGTVGGKTYGVAKAARIRGVKVFSCTGGSSNSIIIAGMDWVTKNHLKPAIANLSLGGGYSSSVNTSLNNMAAAGVFPAVAAGNDNKDACNYSPASAAYATTVASSTSTDAKSSFSNWGSCVDLYAPGSSITSAWYTSDTAINTISGTSMATPHVAGVGALYKATYGDASYSTIRSWLNNNATTNVISGNVTGTPNRLLFKSTL
- a CDS encoding S8 family peptidase, producing the protein MRQMRSVLLAGSVLALAACANDQGTPAAAPEQAAPLRSAAAGRAIEGSYIVVLREGASPRSVAAVAGVEPSHVYTAALNGFAATLNAGQLNALRHNPNVDYVEEDQVMDLAVTQSSATWGIDRIDQRNRPLSGTYTYNTTASNVTAYIIDTGLRADHTQFGGRASNVYNAISGETASDCNGHGTHVGGTVGGSTYGVAKGVRLRGVKVLSCSGSGSNSGIIAGVDWVRANAVKPAVANMSLGGGYSSATNTAVNNLANSGVYVAVASGNSNANACNYSPASAANVTSVNSSTSTDAKSSFSNYGSCTHVYAPGSSITSAWHTSTSATNTISGTSMASPHVAGVGALYLAGNPGASNSTVRSWIINNSTANVISGNPTGTPNRLLYKSTL
- a CDS encoding S8 family peptidase; the protein is MRQMRSVLLAGSVLALAACGSEPGSPVAPSAAPEAPVLSVGAGGQAIPGQYIVVLKEGADPRSVAAVAGVSPRYVYDAALNGFAAALNAGQLNALRHNPNVEYIEQDQVAQVAVTQSSATWGIDRIDQRSLPLSGTYNYTTTASTVRAYIIDTGLDTGHSEFEGRASNVYDAFGGNGNDCNGHGTHVGGTVSGKLYGVAKKSMPRGVRVLDCNGSGSFSAIIAGVDWVTKNHIKPAVANMSLGGGASSSLDTSVKNLSNAGVFVAVASGNSNADACNYSPARAGYGTAIATVNASTSTDAKASFSNWGTCTDLYAPGASIKSAWIGSGTTETNTISGTSMASPHVAGVGALYKGTYGDVASSTVHNWIINNATTSKITSNPSGTPNRLLFKSTL